One part of the Anaeromyxobacter sp. Fw109-5 genome encodes these proteins:
- a CDS encoding inorganic diphosphatase, which translates to MPISSVRARTAGGFHVVVEAPRGATVKLKHDPALDVMFAHRPLPLGFAYPYDWGFVPGTKAADGDPVDALVYWEVASYPGVVIRCRALGVLELEQDAKGGGRERNDRILALPLANPRGAGLHTHADLDRRVLEEIEHFFTSSVFFEPKDPRVLGWRGPEAAERLLGG; encoded by the coding sequence ATGCCCATCTCCTCCGTCCGGGCGCGCACGGCGGGCGGCTTCCACGTCGTGGTCGAGGCGCCGCGCGGCGCGACCGTGAAGCTGAAGCACGACCCCGCGCTCGACGTCATGTTCGCTCACCGCCCGCTCCCGCTCGGGTTCGCCTACCCCTACGACTGGGGATTCGTCCCGGGGACGAAGGCGGCCGACGGCGACCCGGTCGACGCCCTCGTCTACTGGGAGGTGGCGAGCTACCCGGGCGTGGTGATCCGCTGCCGCGCGCTCGGGGTCCTGGAGCTGGAGCAGGACGCGAAGGGCGGCGGGCGCGAGCGGAACGATCGGATCCTGGCGCTTCCGCTCGCGAACCCCCGGGGCGCGGGGCTGCACACGCACGCGGACCTCGACCGCCGCGTGCTCGAGGAGATCGAGCACTTCTTCACCTCGTCGGTGTTCTTCGAGCCGAAGGATCCCCGCGTCCTCGGGTGGCGCGGCCCCGAGGCGGCGGAGCGGCTGCTCGGGGGATAG
- the ppk1 gene encoding polyphosphate kinase 1: MQSPAEPAVPPEVVSPRAGGDGAPAAGVAADAAAAVARDLAADTAKLDPGLLVNRELSLLAFQWRVFEEVNDPSNPLLERVRFLSIVAANLDELFMIRVAGLEQQVAAGLTEPSSDGLTPLQQLTELRRETLRLTRALGAAWQDELLPALDAAGIHVLDHPQLDPKQASWARTYFDEMVMPVLTPLAFDPGRPFPHISNLSLNLAVLVEDEGIDRFARIKVPDTLPRLVPIGRATGGLDGSGTAHRHHAFVWLEQLVAAHVERLFPGVKVKGVHPFHVTRDAEMELQELEAADLLASVEHGVRERRFGSVVRLVVTPGMPDHIRDLLVHNLEIQPRNIHVVEGPLALSGVSSLASVERSDLKFPPLFPAVPAALRGDDDVFAAIRRRDVLIHHPFESFGPVVEFLRAAARDPDVLAIKMTLYRVGRNSPVVEALLEANQNRKQVAVLVELKARFDEESNIGWAKALEADGVHVIYGLLGLKTHSKIALVVRREGERLARYVHLSTGNYNPFTAAVYTDLGLFTADEEIGEDATQLFNYLTGYAHPREFRRLLVAPVNLRERLVELIERETEHARAGRGGHLVFKVNALADERMVEPLVRASRAGVQVDLLVRGICCLRPGVPGATENVRVTSVVGRFLEHSRIFWFRNAGAEEVYLGSADLMRRNLSRRVEVLFPVTDPALVRHLRDRVLATYLADNRRARRMRADGEYERIRPADGEPPVDAQARLLASPSAPVPPDGRDGP; this comes from the coding sequence ATGCAGAGCCCGGCGGAACCCGCCGTTCCCCCGGAGGTCGTCAGCCCGCGCGCGGGGGGTGACGGCGCGCCCGCCGCCGGCGTAGCAGCCGACGCGGCGGCCGCGGTCGCGCGCGACCTCGCGGCGGACACCGCGAAGCTCGACCCCGGCCTCCTCGTGAATCGCGAGCTCTCGCTCCTCGCCTTCCAGTGGCGCGTGTTCGAGGAGGTCAACGACCCCTCGAACCCGCTCCTCGAGCGCGTCCGCTTCCTGTCGATCGTCGCGGCGAACCTCGACGAGCTCTTCATGATCCGCGTCGCCGGGCTCGAGCAGCAGGTGGCCGCCGGCTTGACCGAGCCGTCGTCCGACGGCCTCACCCCCCTCCAGCAGCTGACCGAGCTGCGCCGCGAGACGCTCCGGCTCACCCGCGCGCTCGGCGCCGCCTGGCAGGACGAGCTCCTGCCCGCCCTCGACGCGGCCGGCATCCACGTCCTCGATCACCCTCAGCTCGACCCCAAGCAGGCGAGCTGGGCGCGCACCTACTTCGACGAGATGGTGATGCCGGTGCTGACGCCGCTCGCCTTCGACCCCGGCCGGCCCTTCCCGCACATCTCGAACCTGAGCCTGAACCTCGCGGTGCTGGTGGAGGACGAGGGCATCGATCGGTTCGCGCGCATCAAGGTGCCGGACACGCTCCCGCGGCTCGTGCCCATCGGGCGTGCGACCGGCGGGCTCGACGGGTCGGGAACGGCGCACCGTCACCACGCGTTCGTCTGGCTGGAGCAGCTCGTGGCGGCGCACGTGGAGCGGCTCTTCCCGGGAGTGAAGGTGAAGGGGGTCCACCCCTTCCACGTCACGCGTGACGCCGAGATGGAGCTCCAGGAGCTGGAGGCGGCGGACCTGCTCGCCTCCGTGGAGCACGGCGTGCGGGAGCGGCGGTTCGGCTCGGTGGTGCGGCTGGTGGTGACGCCGGGGATGCCGGATCACATCCGCGATCTCCTCGTGCACAACCTCGAGATCCAGCCGCGCAACATCCACGTGGTGGAGGGCCCGCTGGCGCTCTCGGGAGTGTCCTCGCTGGCGTCCGTGGAGCGCAGCGATCTCAAGTTCCCGCCGCTGTTCCCGGCCGTGCCGGCCGCGCTGCGAGGGGACGACGACGTCTTCGCCGCCATCCGGCGCCGGGACGTGCTCATCCACCATCCGTTCGAGTCGTTCGGGCCCGTCGTCGAGTTCCTGAGGGCGGCGGCCCGCGATCCCGACGTCCTCGCCATCAAGATGACGCTGTACCGCGTGGGGCGGAACTCGCCCGTCGTCGAGGCGCTCCTCGAGGCGAACCAGAACCGCAAGCAGGTGGCGGTGCTGGTGGAGCTGAAGGCGCGCTTCGACGAGGAGAGCAACATCGGGTGGGCGAAGGCGCTCGAGGCGGACGGCGTCCACGTCATCTACGGGCTCCTCGGCCTGAAGACCCACTCGAAGATCGCGCTCGTCGTGCGGCGCGAGGGCGAGCGGCTCGCGCGCTACGTCCACCTGTCCACGGGGAACTACAACCCGTTCACCGCCGCCGTGTACACGGACCTCGGGCTCTTCACGGCGGACGAGGAGATCGGCGAGGACGCGACGCAGCTCTTCAACTACCTCACCGGCTACGCGCACCCCCGGGAGTTCCGGCGCCTGCTCGTCGCGCCGGTGAACCTCCGCGAGCGGCTCGTCGAGCTCATCGAGCGTGAGACCGAGCACGCGCGCGCGGGGCGCGGCGGCCACCTCGTGTTCAAGGTGAACGCGCTCGCCGACGAGCGGATGGTGGAGCCGCTCGTGCGCGCCTCGCGGGCCGGAGTCCAGGTGGACCTCCTCGTCCGCGGCATCTGCTGCCTCCGCCCGGGCGTCCCGGGCGCCACCGAGAACGTGCGCGTGACGAGCGTCGTGGGGCGGTTCCTCGAGCACAGCCGCATCTTCTGGTTCCGGAACGCCGGCGCCGAGGAGGTCTACCTGGGCAGCGCAGACCTCATGCGGAGGAACCTGTCGCGCCGCGTCGAGGTGCTGTTTCCGGTCACTGATCCGGCGCTCGTGCGCCACCTGCGCGACCGCGTGCTCGCCACGTACCTGGCGGACAACCGCCGGGCGCGCAGGATGCGGGCCGACGGCGAGTACGAGCGGATCCGGCCAGCCGACGGAGAGCCGCCCGTGGATGCGCAGGCGCGGCTGCTCGCCTCGCCCTCGGCGCCCGTCCCGCCCGACGGCCGCGACGGCCCCTGA
- a CDS encoding Ppx/GppA phosphatase family protein: protein MKSSHPDVVAAIDVGTNAIRLEIARAGPGESIETLHQERDPIRPGEGVFVTGRMPPAVEKRLISTLRRYAALCRRHSARVRAVATSAIREAKNGPDVVRRVRAAAGIELEVVSGREEARLICAGVLRGRPPDAPALVLDIGGGSTEVARALGEAPTDLWSVPLGAVRLTQIFETRGRVSPARLAALRAYAAEEFREAIPHPPRSVRRALGSSGTIGAAVGFAADQGRSATRGDVSRAVDALAGMSLQQRAREFDPRRAEIIVAGAAILEAAARHLGLESIVAVDKGLRDGILVELVRSSSALRDASSAEALVGFGRRFGFDEAHATHVAALALELHDRLAPLHRLPPSMRRVLEAAALLHDVGHAVSVHAHHKHTYYLVSNADLPGFSDRERELVALVARYHRRSAPSRGRADLEDLGSGELAAVRKLVAILRVADALDRSHHQPVRRLATSTRNGAVRIAITARGPIDLELWDAEREAGLFRRVFAHRLELARATRGSGGAQATRRSRGA, encoded by the coding sequence GTGAAGAGCTCCCACCCCGACGTCGTCGCCGCGATCGACGTCGGCACGAACGCCATCCGGCTGGAGATCGCGCGCGCGGGCCCGGGCGAGTCGATCGAGACGCTGCACCAGGAGCGCGATCCCATTCGTCCAGGGGAGGGGGTGTTCGTCACCGGCCGCATGCCGCCGGCCGTGGAGAAGCGCCTCATCTCCACGCTGCGCCGGTACGCGGCGCTGTGCCGGCGTCACTCCGCGCGCGTCCGGGCCGTGGCGACGAGCGCGATCCGCGAGGCGAAGAACGGCCCCGACGTCGTCAGGCGGGTGCGCGCCGCCGCCGGGATCGAGCTCGAGGTGGTCTCCGGTCGCGAGGAGGCCCGGCTGATCTGCGCGGGCGTCCTGCGCGGGCGTCCTCCCGATGCGCCGGCGCTCGTGCTGGACATCGGCGGCGGATCGACCGAGGTGGCGCGCGCGCTCGGCGAGGCGCCGACGGATCTCTGGTCGGTCCCGCTCGGCGCGGTCCGGCTCACGCAGATCTTCGAGACGCGCGGGCGGGTGTCTCCGGCGCGGCTCGCCGCGCTGCGCGCCTACGCCGCCGAGGAGTTCCGCGAGGCGATCCCCCACCCGCCGAGATCCGTCCGCAGGGCGCTCGGCAGCTCCGGGACCATCGGCGCGGCCGTGGGGTTCGCGGCGGACCAGGGGCGCAGCGCGACGCGCGGCGACGTGAGCCGCGCGGTGGACGCGCTCGCGGGGATGTCGCTCCAGCAGCGGGCGCGCGAGTTCGACCCGCGGCGCGCCGAGATCATCGTCGCGGGGGCGGCCATCCTGGAGGCCGCCGCGCGCCACCTCGGCCTCGAGTCGATCGTCGCCGTGGACAAGGGGCTGCGGGACGGCATCCTCGTCGAGCTGGTCCGGAGCAGCTCGGCCCTGCGCGACGCGTCCAGCGCCGAGGCGCTCGTCGGGTTCGGCCGCCGCTTCGGGTTCGACGAGGCGCACGCGACGCACGTCGCGGCCCTCGCCCTCGAGCTCCACGATCGCCTCGCGCCGCTGCACCGGCTGCCGCCCTCGATGCGGCGGGTGCTGGAGGCGGCGGCCCTCCTCCACGACGTGGGCCACGCCGTGTCGGTGCACGCGCACCACAAGCACACCTACTACCTCGTCTCGAACGCGGACCTGCCGGGCTTCTCGGATCGCGAGCGGGAGCTCGTCGCGCTCGTCGCGCGGTACCACCGCCGGAGCGCGCCGTCGCGGGGCCGCGCGGATCTCGAGGACCTCGGGTCGGGCGAGCTCGCCGCGGTGCGGAAGCTGGTCGCGATCCTGCGCGTCGCGGACGCGCTCGACCGCAGCCACCACCAGCCCGTGCGCCGGCTCGCCACGTCGACCCGGAACGGCGCGGTCCGGATCGCGATCACCGCCCGCGGACCGATCGATCTCGAGCTCTGGGACGCCGAGCGCGAGGCGGGGCTGTTCCGGCGGGTCTTCGCGCACCGCCTCGAGCTCGCGCGCGCGACGCGCGGCTCGGGCGGCGCCCAGGCGACGCGGCGCAGCCGAGGCGCGTGA
- a CDS encoding outer membrane beta-barrel protein: MRKLLAAVFALTLLAVPFTSHAQVSLGLRLGYAPALGDAAKDAKMSDGVKSQIPIQLDAGYKLTPKLSLGGYASYGFGQSGDEFDAYCDGADCSTRVVRVGVQGLYTFDAIGRLQPFAGVGAGYEWGSLTAEAGGQEATLSYRGFELLNLTAGADYAVSPQFAIGPYLGFSVGRYSNVSMDLGAEEISGEIDDQAMHEWLQLGIRGRFDL, encoded by the coding sequence ATGCGCAAGCTGCTCGCCGCGGTGTTCGCCCTCACGCTGCTCGCCGTCCCCTTCACCTCTCACGCGCAGGTCTCGCTGGGCCTGCGGCTCGGCTATGCCCCGGCGCTCGGCGACGCCGCCAAGGACGCCAAGATGTCCGACGGCGTGAAGAGCCAGATCCCCATCCAGCTCGACGCCGGCTACAAGCTCACCCCGAAGCTCTCGCTCGGCGGGTACGCGTCGTACGGCTTCGGCCAGTCCGGCGACGAGTTCGACGCATACTGCGACGGGGCCGACTGCTCCACGCGCGTCGTCCGCGTCGGCGTGCAGGGGCTCTACACCTTCGACGCGATCGGACGGCTCCAGCCGTTCGCGGGCGTCGGCGCCGGGTACGAGTGGGGGAGCCTGACGGCCGAGGCCGGCGGCCAGGAGGCCACCCTCTCCTACCGCGGCTTCGAGCTGCTGAACCTCACCGCCGGCGCGGACTACGCCGTGAGCCCGCAGTTCGCGATCGGGCCGTACCTGGGGTTCAGCGTCGGCCGGTACTCGAACGTGTCGATGGACCTCGGCGCCGAGGAGATCTCGGGCGAGATCGACGATCAGGCGATGCACGAGTGGCTGCAGCTCGGCATCCGCGGGCGGTTCGACCTCTAG
- a CDS encoding DoxX family protein has product MDTRALAATAARLETLAYAALRLVAGAMFAFHGAQKILGWLPAGPAPALGTQLWFGGIIELVGGTLIALGLFTRAAAFLASGTMAVAYTQFHWKLAVANFAWLPSVNKGELAALYCFLFLFVMARGPGPASLDAVLRGGARAR; this is encoded by the coding sequence ATGGACACCCGTGCACTGGCCGCGACCGCGGCGCGCCTCGAGACCCTTGCCTATGCCGCGCTGCGCCTCGTCGCAGGAGCGATGTTCGCGTTCCATGGCGCCCAGAAGATCCTGGGCTGGCTCCCCGCCGGACCCGCACCGGCGCTCGGCACGCAGCTCTGGTTCGGGGGGATCATCGAGCTCGTGGGCGGGACGCTCATCGCGCTCGGGCTCTTCACGCGCGCGGCGGCCTTCCTCGCCTCCGGGACGATGGCCGTCGCGTACACCCAGTTCCACTGGAAGCTCGCGGTGGCGAACTTCGCGTGGCTGCCCTCGGTGAACAAGGGCGAGCTCGCGGCGCTGTACTGCTTCCTGTTCCTGTTCGTGATGGCGCGAGGCCCGGGGCCGGCGTCGCTCGACGCCGTGCTCCGCGGCGGCGCGCGCGCGCGTTGA
- a CDS encoding helix-turn-helix transcriptional regulator has protein sequence MPVGLTDEEFCDIAKALADPQRCEILERAAAAVELSCSAIVETTELCQSTVSHHLKELVNAQLLERRRDGHFAFYRFRRDVMEAYLDALRARTLSGANRPKPAERRARGR, from the coding sequence ATGCCGGTCGGGCTCACGGACGAGGAATTCTGCGACATCGCCAAAGCGCTGGCGGATCCCCAGCGCTGCGAGATCCTCGAGCGCGCGGCGGCGGCGGTGGAGCTCTCGTGCTCGGCGATCGTCGAGACGACCGAGCTCTGCCAGTCCACGGTGTCGCACCACCTCAAGGAGCTGGTGAACGCGCAGCTCCTCGAGCGTCGCCGCGACGGCCACTTCGCCTTCTACCGGTTCCGGCGCGACGTGATGGAGGCGTACCTCGACGCGCTCCGGGCGCGGACCCTCTCGGGCGCGAACAGGCCCAAGCCCGCGGAACGACGGGCGCGCGGCCGGTGA
- a CDS encoding DoxX family protein has translation MSARATSIGRSATSGHGAGDASRTRLWAGRILTALPVLFLLFDGTIKLLKLDPVVESFARLGYPATIARGIGGLELALIAVTLVPRTSLLGAVLLTGYLGGAVSTHVRVGDPLFTHVLFPSYVGVLLWSGLYLRDDRLRTLMASRRGRAGSTGAAPSWRSERAAS, from the coding sequence ATGAGCGCGCGCGCCACATCGATCGGACGCTCCGCGACCTCCGGGCACGGCGCGGGAGACGCCTCGAGGACGAGGCTGTGGGCTGGACGGATCCTCACTGCCCTCCCCGTCCTGTTCCTGCTCTTCGACGGCACCATCAAGCTCTTGAAGCTCGACCCCGTCGTCGAGTCGTTCGCTCGGCTCGGATATCCCGCGACGATCGCCCGCGGGATCGGGGGGCTCGAGCTCGCGCTCATCGCCGTCACCCTCGTTCCGCGGACCTCGCTGCTCGGAGCGGTCCTGCTGACGGGCTATCTCGGTGGGGCCGTCTCCACGCACGTGCGCGTCGGCGATCCGCTCTTCACCCACGTCCTCTTCCCGAGCTACGTCGGGGTGCTGCTATGGAGCGGGCTCTATCTGCGCGACGACCGGCTCCGGACGCTCATGGCGTCGCGAAGGGGCCGCGCGGGGAGCACGGGAGCGGCGCCGAGCTGGCGATCGGAGCGAGCCGCGAGCTGA
- a CDS encoding YciI family protein, whose amino-acid sequence MRVMIMHKVNESTEAGVLPGPEVLAGMGRLIQEMVQAGVFLDAAGLKPSSTRVRLNFSRGEREVTKGPLVGRNELIAGFALMKVRSMEEAIAWATRFAQVVGDVEIDVGPVTEPWDLGVAPRPPGEVPLRVLAMHKADESSEAFAAPNPETMAEMGKLIEEMTKAGVLLATEGLKPSSEGWRLRYGGGKRTVIDGPFAESKELIAGYVMLRVKSREELLDWAGRFAAVVGDVELDVRPLFEDSDLAPVEPHGRGAAEGRRA is encoded by the coding sequence ATGCGCGTCATGATCATGCACAAGGTGAACGAGAGCACCGAGGCGGGGGTTCTCCCCGGCCCGGAGGTGCTCGCCGGGATGGGGAGGCTGATCCAGGAGATGGTGCAGGCCGGCGTGTTCCTCGACGCCGCGGGGCTGAAGCCGAGCTCGACGCGGGTGCGCCTGAACTTCTCCCGGGGCGAGCGCGAGGTGACGAAGGGGCCGCTCGTCGGGAGGAACGAGCTCATCGCCGGCTTCGCGCTGATGAAGGTGAGGTCGATGGAGGAGGCCATCGCGTGGGCGACGCGCTTCGCGCAGGTGGTCGGCGACGTGGAGATCGACGTCGGCCCGGTCACCGAGCCCTGGGACCTCGGCGTCGCGCCGAGGCCGCCGGGAGAGGTGCCGCTGCGCGTCCTCGCGATGCACAAGGCGGACGAGAGCTCGGAGGCCTTCGCCGCGCCGAACCCGGAGACGATGGCGGAGATGGGGAAGCTCATCGAGGAGATGACGAAGGCCGGCGTGCTCCTCGCGACCGAGGGGCTGAAGCCCAGCTCGGAAGGGTGGCGGCTCAGGTACGGCGGGGGGAAGCGCACCGTGATCGACGGGCCCTTCGCCGAGTCGAAGGAGCTCATCGCCGGCTACGTGATGCTGCGGGTGAAGTCGCGCGAAGAGCTCCTCGACTGGGCCGGGCGCTTCGCGGCCGTGGTCGGCGACGTCGAGCTGGACGTTCGCCCGCTGTTCGAGGACTCGGACCTCGCCCCCGTCGAGCCTCACGGACGGGGAGCGGCCGAGGGGAGGCGGGCATGA